From Methanomassiliicoccales archaeon:
GCGAAAATGCTGGTCTTCTCCGACGGCTGCATAGAAGGCACGGTGGGCGGAGGAGCTCTGGAACACCATGCCATTAACAAGGCTTTATCCCTTCTTCGGGAGGGGCCGCACACTTTTTTGGAGTCCCATGAACTCCGAAATTTGGGCATGCTTTGCGGGGGAAAGGCCACGCTCTTTTACGAGGTCCTCCGGCCCGCTCCGCTTTTGGCGGTGTTCGGAGCGGGGCATGTCGGGCTGCTTTTGGCCCGCCTGGCCCGGGAGGCCACGCCCTGGCGCATCGTCCTCTTCGATGACCGGCCAGAACGTCTTTCCTCGTTGCCACCAGGCCTTGATGGCCAAGTCCTTCCCGGTTACCAGGAGATTCCCAAGCTTCCGCCCATCACCTACGCCGTAGTGGCCACGGAGACCCATGCCACCGATTTCCTTGTGGCCTACGAACTTCTTCGCCAGGAGCCGGGA
This genomic window contains:
- a CDS encoding XdhC family protein, coding for MAEVLSSTRLGISGRYGTFAGMSHEILRRAAEAVEKGEEAVLVTVVAVEGAAPREAGAKMLVFSDGCIEGTVGGGALEHHAINKALSLLREGPHTFLESHELRNLGMLCGGKATLFYEVLRPAPLLAVFGAGHVGLLLARLAREATPWRIVLFDDRPERLSSLPPGLDGQVLPGYQEIPKLPPITYAVVATETHATDFLVAYELLRQEPG